A region of the Roseiflexus sp. RS-1 genome:
TGCAATACTGGCGGCTGTATTTGTCAATCCAGAGTTACTCCGTGACCTTCCAAGTGAAACACGCCAGGAAATTGCTGACGAACTGCGCACTTTGCTGGAGGCATCTCCCCAGGCTTGGGAAATGCTTTCCCCTGCTCTGCGGCGGGCATTTCCAGAACTTGAACCAAAACCATCTTCCCAAAAAGCAGAAGGTAAAACTTCCAAAAAATCAGGAGGCAAAAAATGAACACACCAACCATATCCCCCCAGGAATGGGACGAAGACTCGGTAGACTTCTTTGAAGAACCCGAAGAAGGCATCATCAAGGTCGGTGACCGGCCGGTGATGGTCTATTGCCCAACCACCTATGGCGGCGGCGACATGGGGTTCTACAAAAACGAGTGGTCTATCAAAGCCATCTATGACCGCAATGGAAAACGTCGAAAGCCGGTCTTCGATGATGACTGGAAAGAAATCGCCCCTGGTATCTTTACCGCCAGTCGAAGCAGAACCGAGAGCAGCCGCTACGGGGACTGCAAACAAGCCATTCTCATCGAACGCCGCGCCTGCCCGGTCAGGGTCGTCTTCAGGTATGTCAGCGACTATAACGACTATGATGATTACGCAGGGAGTAGTGAGAGCCAGGAGACCATCGAGACCCTCTTTGAAGCCGCTGAGGAGGCAGAGTGATAGAAGCCATATTTCAAGGGTTACAAACCATATGGGCAGTAGCCTTTATCGTGATAATAGTATTAGTCTTTGCGGTGATTCCTGCCTGTCTATGGCCAGATGACGCAAGTTTTTTGGTGCTTGGCGAGATTGTAATCGTCATCGCTCTATGCCATCTCACTGGCCTGAATACAGGCGGAATGGTACTAGCCGCGCCTTTGTACGTCTTGCTGGTAGCCCTGCCGATTAATCACCTGCTCTCTGACCTGGTTAACCACTTTACTCCCTCCTCGCCTCACTCTGAGGAGAAAATGCAACAGGCGCGCGCGAAAATTCGCCAGGCCCTGGCTGATATTCGACGGCACGAAACCGAAGATGAGGGGTATTGGGGTGATTCCGACCTGCACTGGCTGGATATGGCATTGACCGAAGCAGAAGAAGCAGCCCCCGCTTCTACGTTACGGTTGTATTTGCCCGGTGTAGTTCAACTTATCGCCAGCGTTTGTCTGGCCACGAGTTTGCTCGCGGCTGTAATCGAGGGTGCAGCAAGGTGGGCAGGTTCGGAGGCTCATTTGACCTGGTGGATCATCCTTCCCCTGGCTGTTGGGCTTTTACTTCTGATTGTACCGTTTACCATCTGGTATGTCTCCCGACCCAGAAACGAAGAGGAGGAAAAATGACCTCCCTGACTTCTTCTCACCTTATGCTCCTACCCACACTGAACTGCCCGGCGCAATGCAGTTATTGCTTTGGACCGCATCAGGGCAGTCCGACCATGTCGCCTGCCACGCTGGAAGCCACGGCACGCTGGGCGCGCACGCTGGGGGATGGCGGGGAACTGCACATCACCTTCCACGGCGGTGAGCCGCTTCTGCCGGGGGTGCGCTTCTACCGCCAGGCGCTGCCGCTGCTGCGCGATGGACTCGCCCCGCGCCGCGTCCAGTTCGCCGTCCAGAGCAACCTGTGGTTCCTGACCGACGCCCTGTGCGAGGTCTTCGACGAGTACCGGGTGGACCTGGGCACCAGCCTGGACGGTCCCGAAGCCATCAATGACGCCCAGCGCGGGAGGGGCTACTTTGCACGCACGATGGAGAGCATCCGCCGCGCCCGTCAGCACGGCCTGAGCGTCGGCGCCATCTGCACCTTCACCCGTCGGTCGGCGGAGCGGGCTGATGAAATCTTTGACTTTTTCCTGCAGCAAGGACTGGGCTTCAGCATCCATGCTGCGGTTCCGCCACTGCGCCAGCCCGATGCGCCCTGGGCGCTCCCGCCCGATACCTTTGGCGATCTCTTGCTCCACCTGCTCGACCGTTACCTGAATCATCTCGACCGCATCCGCATCGGCACGCTGGACGCGATGTGCCGCAGCGTCTCCGCCGGGCAGGGTGGCATCTGCACCTTTACCGATTGCATCGGCAGGCATCTGGCGGTGGACCCCGAGGGCTGGATCACCCCCTGCCAGCGTTGGGCGGGAATGCCCCGATTCCGTCTGGGCAACGTCCACGATAACCCGTCTCTCGACGACCTGGCGCAATCGCCGGTCTGGCGGATGTGGCAGGAGCGGCAGGAACGCGTCGCCGAGACCTGCGCCGGCTGCCCGCATTGGGCGTACTGCCGCGGCGGCTGCCCCTACGATGCCCTGGCTGCCAGCGGCGGTCGCTGGGACCCGGCGCGGCGCGATCCCTACTGCGCCGCCTACCGCCGTTTCTTCGACGTGGTCACCGACCGCGCCCTGGCGGAGGTCTTTTCCGAGGAGAACCTGCAGGCGGTGGCCGAACGCGGCGTGGATCAGCGCTACGGGCTGCTGCAAAAGGGCAAACTGCTGACCTTGCTGCGCGGCGGGCCGCATCCCAGTCAGGTACTGCCGCAGGCGCGGCGGACGGTGGCGGCGGTCGCTCTGGCGATGAGCGCTTCGGCGGAAGAGGCCGTCGCCCGGCTGGACCGCCTGGGCCTGGTCACCCGTCCCGAGGTCGCGCTGGCGAGCGTGCGCGCCCTGGAGCGCAGCCTGCACACCCCGCCCGACCGCCTGGTCAACGCCTACATTCACATCACCTACGCCTGCAACCTGACCTGCGCCCACTGCTACGCCGAAGCCGGTCCGCGACGACGCGAGGCGATGCCGGTGGGGGATGTCCTGCGCCTGGCTGAAGAGGCCGCCCGTCTGGGCTTTCAGAAAGTGGTCATCACCGGCGGCGAACCGTTGATGCATCCCCAGCGCGATGCCCTGCTGGAGGGACTGGCAGCGCTGCGCCCCTTACTGCGTCCGACGCGCCTGGCGCTGCGCACCAATCTGGCTTACCCGCTCACTCCCAAACTGATTGCCGCGCTGGTCCACGCCGCCGATCAGGTCATCGTCAGCCTGGACGGGGACGAAGCCAGCCACGACGCCCGCCGCGGCGCGGGGACCTATGCCCGCACGCTCGCCAACCTGCGCCGCTTGCATGAGGCGGCGCCTGCCTTGCCGTTGATGCTCGCCGCTGTGCTGACTGCGGCGCAAGCCCAGGGTCGAGAGGGAAAAGCAGTGCGCGCCCTGGGGGAGGAACTGGGAGTGCCCGTGCGCATCCGCCCGCCGCTGCCGCTGGGACGCGCTGCCGCTCATCCGCCCGCGCTGGAATCGCACACCTCTCTGGAGGAGGACGGCGCCGAAACGATGGCTCAGCGCACCGAAATTCACGTCACCTGTGGACTTGGGATGAACGTGTACATTGCCCCCGACGGCGCCTGCTACCCGTGCTATGCCCTGCACGGCCGCGCCTTTTGCCTGGGCAACGCCATAGAGCAGGGATTGAAGGAGGTGATAGTGAGCGAACGATTTCAAGCCTTGCGCGCCAAGACGGTGGACACCACCCCGCATTGCCGCGCCTGTCCCTGGCGCTACCTGTGCGGCGGCTACTGCCGCGCCTGGCGGCAGGGCGCATCCATAGACGCCCCGCCGGGCGACTGCTCCGCTCTGCAGAAACAGGCGCAGGCGAAATTGTACGCCGCGCTGGAAGCGTTGGGCATCCCGCCCGAACGCTGGGAGGCAGCCTGCAACGACTGCCGAATATTTGACCATCAGACTGTCCGACTATCTGACTAATCAAAAGGAGGCAACCATGTTTCTCTTTGGACCGCCAAATGTGGAAAAGATGAAAGCCCGCCGCAATGTGAACGGCCTGATCAAAGCGCTGGGGTATAAGAAGGATTGGGAAGTGCGTTGGGACGCCGCCCGCGCGCTGGGAGAAATCAAAGACCCCCGCGCCGTGGAGCCACTCAGCGCCGCACTCAAGGATGAGAGATTCAGTGTGCGCCAGGCCGCCGCCGAAGCGCTGGGAAAAATCGGCAATGCCCGCGCCGTGGAGCCGCTCATCGCTGCACTCGGTGATGAAAGAAGCGATATGCGCCAGGCCGCCGCCAAAGCGCTGGGCGCGATCGGCGATGCCCGCGCCATGGAGCCGCTCATCGCCGCGCTCAAGGACAAGGATAGCGCTGTGCGCAAAGCCGCCGCCGAAGCGCTGGACCATCTGGGCTGGAAACCAGCACAAGATGAGAGCGCAGGCTGGTATTGGATGGCAAAACATGATTGGGACAAATGCGTGGCTCTCGGCGCACTGGCCGTGGAGCCGCTCATCGCTGCACTCAAGGATGAGAATAGCGATGTGCGCCAGGCCGCCGCCAAAGCGTTGGGGAAGATTGGCGACCCCCGCGCCGTGGAGCCGCTCATCGCCGCACTCAAGGATGAGAGATTCAGTGTGCGCCAGGCCGCCGCCGAAGCGCTGGGAAAAATCGGCAATGCCCGCGCCGTGAAGCCGCTCATCGCCGCGCTCAAGGACAAGGATAGCGCTGTGCGCAAAGCCGCCGCCAAAGCGCTGGGCGCGATCGGCGATGCCCGCGCCATGGAGCCGCTCATCGCCGCGCTCAAGGACAAGGATAGCGCTGTGCGCAAAGCCGCCGCCAAAGCGCTGGACCATCTGGGCTGGAAACCAGCACAAGATGAGAGCGCAGGCTGGTATTGGATGGCAAAACGTGATTGGGACAAATGCGTGGCTCTCGGCGCACTGGCCGTGGAGCCGCTCATCGCTGCACTCAAGGATGAGAATAGCGATGTGCGCCAGGCCGCCGCCAAAGCGTTGGGGAAGATTGGCGACCCCCGCGCCGTGGAGCCGCTCATCGCCGCGCTCAAGGACAAGGATAGCGATGTGCGCCGGGCCGCCGCCGAAGCGTTGGGGAAGATTGGCGACCCCCGCGCCGTGGAGCCGCTCATCGCCGCACATCAGAATTGGTGGGTGGGCGCAGCCGCCGCCTGTGCGTTGGGAGAAATCAAAGACCCCCGCGCCGTGGAGCCGCTCATCGCCGCGCTCAAGGACGAGGACGTGAATGTGCGCTGGCCCGCCGCCCGTGCGTTGGGAGAAAT
Encoded here:
- a CDS encoding HEAT repeat domain-containing protein — its product is MTIRLSDYLTNQKEATMFLFGPPNVEKMKARRNVNGLIKALGYKKDWEVRWDAARALGEIKDPRAVEPLSAALKDERFSVRQAAAEALGKIGNARAVEPLIAALGDERSDMRQAAAKALGAIGDARAMEPLIAALKDKDSAVRKAAAEALDHLGWKPAQDESAGWYWMAKHDWDKCVALGALAVEPLIAALKDENSDVRQAAAKALGKIGDPRAVEPLIAALKDERFSVRQAAAEALGKIGNARAVKPLIAALKDKDSAVRKAAAKALGAIGDARAMEPLIAALKDKDSAVRKAAAKALDHLGWKPAQDESAGWYWMAKRDWDKCVALGALAVEPLIAALKDENSDVRQAAAKALGKIGDPRAVEPLIAALKDKDSDVRRAAAEALGKIGDPRAVEPLIAAHQNWWVGAAAACALGEIKDPRAVEPLIAALKDEDVNVRWPAARALGEIKDPRAVEPLIAALKDEELHVRWAAAEALVSLYRNASLSETAKQTILAYRSKITSPHSDGSSCGGHDDNGGIGVDFPL
- a CDS encoding TIGR04083 family peptide-modifying radical SAM enzyme, with amino-acid sequence MLLPTLNCPAQCSYCFGPHQGSPTMSPATLEATARWARTLGDGGELHITFHGGEPLLPGVRFYRQALPLLRDGLAPRRVQFAVQSNLWFLTDALCEVFDEYRVDLGTSLDGPEAINDAQRGRGYFARTMESIRRARQHGLSVGAICTFTRRSAERADEIFDFFLQQGLGFSIHAAVPPLRQPDAPWALPPDTFGDLLLHLLDRYLNHLDRIRIGTLDAMCRSVSAGQGGICTFTDCIGRHLAVDPEGWITPCQRWAGMPRFRLGNVHDNPSLDDLAQSPVWRMWQERQERVAETCAGCPHWAYCRGGCPYDALAASGGRWDPARRDPYCAAYRRFFDVVTDRALAEVFSEENLQAVAERGVDQRYGLLQKGKLLTLLRGGPHPSQVLPQARRTVAAVALAMSASAEEAVARLDRLGLVTRPEVALASVRALERSLHTPPDRLVNAYIHITYACNLTCAHCYAEAGPRRREAMPVGDVLRLAEEAARLGFQKVVITGGEPLMHPQRDALLEGLAALRPLLRPTRLALRTNLAYPLTPKLIAALVHAADQVIVSLDGDEASHDARRGAGTYARTLANLRRLHEAAPALPLMLAAVLTAAQAQGREGKAVRALGEELGVPVRIRPPLPLGRAAAHPPALESHTSLEEDGAETMAQRTEIHVTCGLGMNVYIAPDGACYPCYALHGRAFCLGNAIEQGLKEVIVSERFQALRAKTVDTTPHCRACPWRYLCGGYCRAWRQGASIDAPPGDCSALQKQAQAKLYAALEALGIPPERWEAACNDCRIFDHQTVRLSD